A single region of the Bicyclus anynana chromosome 14, ilBicAnyn1.1, whole genome shotgun sequence genome encodes:
- the LOC112053663 gene encoding phosphoserine phosphatase isoform X1, translating to MALYSLKSNLHLATLKTLSLVSISVMSPQQSVQELFRTADCVCFDVDSTVIRDEGIDELARFCGKGDEVKRLTAEAMGGNMTFQEALKKRLDIIRPSVSQIREFIETFPVHLTPGITDLVKVLHERGVMVYLVSGGFRSLIEPVAEKLHIPPHNVFANRLKFYFNGEYAGFDENEPTSRSGGKGLVIRRLKEQHGYQRLVMIGDGATDAEASPPADAFIGFGGNVVREEVKKKSAWYVTDFQELISHLSVQTK from the exons ATGGCTCTGTACAG tttAAAAAGCAACCTCCACCTGGCGACCCTCAAGACTCTGTCCCTGGTGTCAATAAGCGTGATGTCACCGCAGCAGAGCGTCCAGGAGCTGTTCCGAACAGCCGACTGCGTGTGCTTCGATGTGGACTCCACGGTCATACGGGACGAAGGGATCGACGAACTGGCCAGATTCTGCGGGAAAGGAGACGAGGTCAAACGACT gaCGGCGGAAGCAATGGGCGGCAACATGACATTTCAAGAGGCTCTGAAGAAAAGGCTAGACATAATCAGACCAAGTGTTAGTCAAATAAGAGAGTTCATAGAAACTTTCCCAGTCCACCTCACTCCAGGCATAAC TGATCTAGTAAAAGTGCTCCACGAGCGGGGAGTCATGGTGTATTTGGTCTCAGGAGGCTTCAGAAGTTTAATAGAACCGGTGGCGGAGAAGCTACACATACCACCACACAACGTGTTCGCTAATAGACTCAAGTTTTATTTCAATG GCGAATATGCAGGTTTCGACGAAAATGAGCCAACATCCCGGTCCGGGGGCAAAGGCCTGGTGATCCGACGGCTCAAGGAGCAGCACGGGTATCAGCGACTCGTGATGATCGGGGACGGAGCCACGGACGCGGAGGCCAGTCCCCCCGCTGACGCATTCATAG GCTTCGGCGGCAACGTTGTCCGGGAAGAAGTCAAGAAGAAGTCAGCGTGGTACGTCACAGACTTCCAAGAGCTGATCTCTCACCTAAGCGTGCAGACCAAATGA
- the LOC112053662 gene encoding mutS protein homolog 4 — MLMPQLVLPSNSLNSYRLPFNSVSSKPESSSSGQALPGVLASDSASASVELRTPKNRPTALRYISSSSRGGYSGTRSSRSSSISVAQASVILAISEGRGMARGEIGIAAIDLRHPHLVLCQFSDTLLYTHTLTKINYFNPVEIIVPHTFCEGAQPNQLYKLIKDQYPFINLSAVQRRHFNDAAGRQNIQTLCAPQYSAVLLQVLHKFYALTAAAAVLKYVEYVQCIVFARESLKVEYHSSENTMIIDVGTATQLELVHPLVPSAGPTCCLLGVLGPTYTVGGIRALRAAILQPSCKKEFIEARLDAIQEIIESETGLMADLKDVIKKLSEIDKILFLCIETPNQNTDKYGEAQLNQIILLKTTMELVPKLSEALGTVESGRLRKIKMDFENPHYEQMANRIRQIIQDEAHLEKGAMGSLQRCFAVKPEINGLLDVARRTYSELIEDIQKNVEQLSETYDLPLRLNQNVMKGFHIVLPIAPKNRRHFNIEDLPTIFIQVNFNGTSVTMTTEELVVLDHQARESLKEIQKMSNIVISTLLKELRPFMASLYNLCENVAELDILLALAQASSVGSYIRPEFGSYLEVRNCVHPLLDYNTHVTPVPNDIIATPEKNFTLITGPNMGGKSIYIKQIAVMQIMAQLGCFLPATNAVLRLCDRIFTRIGFNDSVEFNASTYVIEMKETQHILKGLTSTSLVIIDELCRGTSAEEGTSIAWSISEQLIKSEAFTFFTTHFLYLTRLQDLYYNVVNRHTLVTDETENSQGLAQKLVYHHKIELGITTIESYGLALAAKTNLPEDIVELAKELAEVIKINSQPQILTTSNKNDDEILYELSVKVNNEIRKHKNDAVGVILQQFKNNNPLLMERLRQERSAISYRSIISNTNTNSTPKNNSKLENTNNISHPSQVTTNKKAFKPPLKISSTSTTSYTNSEKECHDNNRNSCVPVASSTEMLSTIIQTNGEISTRNLHKSLIENMSTYKGNVSDSNNNSILETENFPDNYDDGIQTEFNGTEANENLQILDKENTDVMNRIEVDDMFDDNDVDMFSENDTSVDSDNIASADTQLIEEQSEFMDTNKSLTISDQELLKETVKEINEELDFLSINDENNLILTPPLEFR; from the exons ATGTTAATGCCACAG CTTGTCCTACCCTCTAATTCTCTTAATTCATACAGGTTACCATTTAATTCGGTTTCCTCAAAACCGGAATCCTCATCAAGCGGGCAAGCTCTCCCAGGAGTGCTAGCCAGCGATTCTGCGTCTGCTAGTGTGGAGTTACGCACCCCGAAGAACAGACCGACAGCACTTAGATATATAAGCAGTAGCAGCAGAG gtggcTATAGTGGGACTAGATCAAGTAGATCATCGAGCATATCCGTCGCACAAGCTAGTGTTATACTTG cAATATCCGAAGGTCGCGGGATGGCTCGAGGGGAAATCGGTATCGCAGCAATAGATCTTCGTCATCCACATCTAGTACTGTGTCAGTTCAGTGATACACTGCTGTATACCCACACACTCACGAAGATCAACTATTTCAATCCAGTCGAG ATCATAGTACCACACACTTTCTGTGAGGGCGCCCAACCAAACCAACTTTACAAGCTTATCAAGGACCAATATCCTTTTATCAATTTAAGTGCAGTGCAGAGACGACATTTTAACGACGCAGCTGGCCGTCAGAACATCCAGACTCTTTGCGCTCCACAATACAGCGCTGTGTTGCTTCAGGTTCTTCATAA ATTTTATGCGCTCACAGCAGCAGCTGCAGTACTAAAGTACGTAGAATACGTACAATGTATTGTTTTCGCTAGAGAATCGTTGAAAGTTGAATATCATTCGTCTGAAAACACCATGATTATTG ATGTAGGCACAGCAACTCAACTGGAATTAGTGCATCCGTTGGTACCATCTGCAGGGCCTACATGTTGTCTATTAGGAGTCCTGGGCCCGACGTACACTGTTGGTGGTATTAGGGCTCTAAGAGCTGCAATTCTCCAGCCGTCGTGTAAAAAAGAATTTATAGAAGCGAGACTTGACGCAATTCAAGAAATAATTGAAAGTGAAACAGGACTAATGGCAGACTTAAAG gaTGTAATTAAAAAGCTATcggaaatagacaaaattttatttctatgtatCGAAACACCTAATCAGAATACGGATAAATACGGAGAAGCTCAGTTAAATCAGATTATTCTCTTAAAAACTACTATGGAATTGGTACCAAAATTATCAGAAGCGTTAGGGACGGTCGAAAGTGGACGATTGAGGAAAATAAAAATG GATTTCGAAAACCCACATTACGAGCAAATGGCTAATAGAATTCGTCAAATAATCCAAGATGAAGCACATTTAGAAAAAGGAGCTATGGGGAGCCTTCAACGTTGCTTTGCCGTAAAACCTGAAATAAATGGCCTTCTAGATGTAGCAAGAAGAACTTATTCGGAGTTGATCGAGGACATTCAAAAAAACGTAGAGCAATTAAGCGAAACATACGATCTGCCTTTACGTCTGAACCAGAATGTCATGAAAGGATTTCATATTGTCCTACCAATTGCCCCTAAGAACCGTAGACATTTTAATATTGAAGACTTACCTACAATATTTATTCAA gtTAATTTCAACGGTACAAGTGTAACGATGACTACCGAGGAACTAGTAGTGCTAGATCATCAAGCGAGAGAGTCACTAAAAGAAATACAGAAGATGagcaatat TGTCATTTCTACTTTGCTAAAAGAGCTTCGTCCATTCATGGCTAGCCTTTATAACCTTTGTGAAAATGTTGCTGAATTGGACATTTTGTTGGCTTTGGCACAA GCCAGTTCTGTTGGTTCATATATAAGACCCGAATTCGGCAGTTACTTAGAAGTGAGAAACTGTGTTCATCCCCTATTGGACTACAACACTCACGTGACGCCAGTACCAAATGATATA ATAGCTACTCCAGAGAAAAATTTTACCTTAATAACTGGTCCAAATATGGGAGGAAAaagcatttatataaaacaaattgccGTAATGCAAATTATGGCACAA TTAGGTTGCTTCCTGCCTGCAACAAATGCCGTTTTGCGATTATGCGATCGCATTTTTACAAGAATTGGATTCAACGATAGTGTCGAATTCAACGCTTCTACTTACGTTATTGAG ATGAAAGAAACCCAACATATCTTAAAGGGGCTGACCTCTACCAgcttggttattattgacgaaCTATGCAG GGGAACAAGTGCGGAGGAAGGGACTAGTATTGCTTGGTCGATTAGTGAGCAACTTATAAAGAGTGAagcatttactttttttactacACACTTTTTGTACCTGACAAGACTTCAAGATTTATACTACAACGTGGTCAA CCGACACACTCTTGTTACGGACGAAACAGAGAATTCACAAGGTTTAGCGCAAAAATTGGTTTATCACCATAAAATCGAGCTAGGGATAACTACAATAGAAAGCTATGGATTAGCTTTGGCCGCTAAAACCAATTTACCAGAAGATATAGTCGAACTAGCAAAAGAGTTAgcagaagtaataaaaataaatagtcag CCACAAATTTTAACAACATCTAATAAAAACGACGACGAAATTTTATATGAACTCAGTGTAAAAGTTAATAATGAAATTCGGAAACACAAAAATGATGCTGTAGGTGtaattttacaacaatttaaaaataacaatccTCTTCTCATGGAAAGACTAAGACAAGAAAGAAGTGCAATAAGTTACAGATCAATAATTAGTAACACAAATACAAATTCTACgccaaaaaataatagtaaattagAAAACACTAATAATATCTCACATCCTAGCCAAgttacaacaaataaaaaagcatttaaacCTCCTTTAAAAATCAGTTCCACTTCAACAACAAGCTATACGAATTCTGAGAAAGAATGTCATGATAACAACAGAAACTCATGTGTACCTGTTGCATCATCAACAGAAATGCTAAGTACAATAATTCAAACTAATGGTGAAATCTCAACACGCAATCTACACAAAAGCTTAATAGAAAATATGTCAACATATAAAGGAAATGTTTCTGACTCGAATAATAATTCAATACTTGAAACAGAAAACTTTCCTGATAACTATGATGATGGCATACAGACTGAATTTAATGGAACTGAAGCAAACGAAAATTTGCAAATTTTGGATAAAGAAAATACAGATGTAATGAATAGAATAGAAGTAGATGATATGTTTGATGACAATGATGTAGATATGTTTAGTGAAAACGACACATCTGTTGATTCAGATAATATAGCGTCAGCAGACACTCAGCTTATTGAAGAACAATCGGAATTTATGGACACGAATAAAAGTCTGACGATATCTGATCAAGAATTATTAAAAGAGACTGTGAAAGAAATAAACGAAGAATTAGACTTCTTATCAATTAATgacgaaaataatttaattcttaCACCCCCGTTAgaatttagataa
- the LOC112053663 gene encoding phosphoserine phosphatase isoform X2, which yields MSPQQSVQELFRTADCVCFDVDSTVIRDEGIDELARFCGKGDEVKRLTAEAMGGNMTFQEALKKRLDIIRPSVSQIREFIETFPVHLTPGITDLVKVLHERGVMVYLVSGGFRSLIEPVAEKLHIPPHNVFANRLKFYFNGEYAGFDENEPTSRSGGKGLVIRRLKEQHGYQRLVMIGDGATDAEASPPADAFIGFGGNVVREEVKKKSAWYVTDFQELISHLSVQTK from the exons ATGTCACCGCAGCAGAGCGTCCAGGAGCTGTTCCGAACAGCCGACTGCGTGTGCTTCGATGTGGACTCCACGGTCATACGGGACGAAGGGATCGACGAACTGGCCAGATTCTGCGGGAAAGGAGACGAGGTCAAACGACT gaCGGCGGAAGCAATGGGCGGCAACATGACATTTCAAGAGGCTCTGAAGAAAAGGCTAGACATAATCAGACCAAGTGTTAGTCAAATAAGAGAGTTCATAGAAACTTTCCCAGTCCACCTCACTCCAGGCATAAC TGATCTAGTAAAAGTGCTCCACGAGCGGGGAGTCATGGTGTATTTGGTCTCAGGAGGCTTCAGAAGTTTAATAGAACCGGTGGCGGAGAAGCTACACATACCACCACACAACGTGTTCGCTAATAGACTCAAGTTTTATTTCAATG GCGAATATGCAGGTTTCGACGAAAATGAGCCAACATCCCGGTCCGGGGGCAAAGGCCTGGTGATCCGACGGCTCAAGGAGCAGCACGGGTATCAGCGACTCGTGATGATCGGGGACGGAGCCACGGACGCGGAGGCCAGTCCCCCCGCTGACGCATTCATAG GCTTCGGCGGCAACGTTGTCCGGGAAGAAGTCAAGAAGAAGTCAGCGTGGTACGTCACAGACTTCCAAGAGCTGATCTCTCACCTAAGCGTGCAGACCAAATGA